Proteins encoded by one window of Misgurnus anguillicaudatus chromosome 4, ASM2758022v2, whole genome shotgun sequence:
- the cops3 gene encoding COP9 signalosome complex subunit 3, which translates to MASALEQFVNNVRQLSAQGQMTQLCELINKSGELLAKNLSHLDTVLGALDIQEHSLGVLAVLFVKFSMPNIPDFETLFSQVQLFISTCNGEHIRYATDTFAGLCHQLTNALVERKQPLRGISIIKQAIDKMQMNTNQLTSVHADLCQLCLLAKCFKPAVPFLELDMMDICKENGAYDAKHFLCYYYYGGMIYTGLKNFERALYFFEQAITTPAMAVSHIMLEAYKKYILVSLILHGKVQQLPKYTSQIVGRFIKPLSNAYHELAQVYATNNPAELRGVVNKHSETFTRDNNTGLVKQCLSSVYKKNIQRLTKTFLTLSLQDMASRVQLSGPQEAEKYVLHMIEDGEIYASINQKDGMVCFHDNPEKYNNPAMLHKIDQEMMKCIELDEKLKSMDQEITVNPQFVQKSMGTQEDDVGSKTSSYS; encoded by the exons ATGGCTTCAGCTCTGGAGCAGTTCGTAAATAATGTGCGGCAACTCTCCGCTCAAG GTCAGATGACCCAACTATGTGAACTCATCAACAAAAGTGGTGAGCTTCTGGCCAAGAATCTCTCCCACCTGGACACTGTTCTCGGAGCTTTGGACATCCAAGAACACTCCCTTGGTGTTTTAGCTGTTCT GTTCGTGAAGTTTTCCATGCCAAACATCCCTGATTTTGAGACCTTGTTTTCCCAAGTCCAGCTCTTCATCAGCACCTGCAATGGAGAACACATTCGATATGCGACAGACACAT TTGCCGGTCTCTGCCATCAGTTGACAAACGCCCTTGTAGAAAGAAAACAG CCCTTGCGTGGAATAAGTATAATCAAACAGGCCATAGACAAAATGCAGATGAACACAAACCAGCTTACCTCAGTTCATGCAGACCTGTGTCAG TTATGCCTTTTAGCAAAGTGCTTCAAACCTGCAGTACCGTTTCTGGAGTTGGACATGATGGATATTTGTAAGGAGAATGGAGCGTATGATGCAAAGCACTTTCTATGTTATTACTACTATGGCGGCATGATCTACACGGGTCTTAAGAACTTTGAAAGGGCACTGTATTTTTTTGAACAG GCAATAACCACTCCAGCAATGGCTGTCAGCCACATCATGTTAGAAGCATACAAGAAATACATCCTGGTGTCACTCATCCTTCATGGAAAAGTACAGCAGCTACCCAAATACACATCACAGATCGTAGGGCGATTTATCAAG CCCCTTAGTAATGCTTACCACGAGCTGGCACAGGTGTACGCCACCAATAACCCAGCAGAGCTCCGCGGTGTGGTCAACAAACACAGCGAGACATTTACACGGGATAACAACACCGGCCTAGTCAAACAATGCCTGTCATCCGTCTATAAGAAAAACATTCAGAGGCTAACCAAG ACATTCTTGACGTTATCCTTACAAGACATGGCAAGTCGAGTTCAGCTCTCTGGCCCTCAAGAAGCCGAAAAATACGTCTTACATATG ATTGAGGATGGAGAAATTTATGCAAGTATCAACCAGAAAGACGGTATGGTCTGTTTCCACGATAACCCTGAGAAATACAACAACCCTGCAATGCTCCACAAAATTGACCAAGAG ATGATGAAATGTATAGAGTTGGATGAGAAACTAAAGTCTATGGATCAAGAAATCACCGTAAACCCCCAGTTTGTGCAAAAGAGTA TGGGAACGCAAGAGGACGATGTTGGCAGCAAGACGTCAAGCTACTCTTGA
- the LOC129420942 gene encoding 5'(3')-deoxyribonucleotidase, mitochondrial isoform X2 has product MRVKSRIQLHKSIILSNVVYVCLIYPLKSVSMWMWMLTSVWKILSDKAVSIWESKDFFMELDPLPGGVEAVKEMSKMENTDVFICTSPIKHYSYCPYEKYAWVEKHLGPNFLEQIILTRDKTIVTGDVLIDDKPDILGVEPNPTWEHILFSACHNKHLPLNPSQRRLLSWSDDWREMLASKRQ; this is encoded by the exons ATGCGCGTGAAATCCAGAATTCAGTTGcataaaagtataattttgtcAAATGTTGTTTACGTTTGTCTTATATACCCTTTGAAGAGCGTGAGCATGTGGATGTGGATGCTCACTTCCGTTTGGAAAATCCTTTCT GACAAGGCCGTAAGCATTTGGGAGTCAAAAGACTTTTTCATGGAGCTGGACCCTCTACCTGGAGGTGTGGAAGCTGTGAAGGAGATGTCCAAGATGGAAAA TACAGATGTCTTCATTTGCACCAGTCCAATAAAGCATTACAGCTACTGTCCATATGAAAAG TATGCATGGGTAGAGAAACACCTGGGCCCTAACTTCCTGGAGCAGATTATCCTGACCAGAGACAAGACCATAGTGACCGGAGACGTTCTCATAGATGACAAACCTGATATCCTGG GTGTGGAGCCCAATCCTACCTGGGAACACATCTTATTCAGTGCCTGTCACAACAAGCACCTGCCACTGAACCCCTCCCAACGGCGACTTCTGTCCTGGTCGGATGATTGGAGGGAAATGCTGGCAAGTAAGCGCCAGTAA
- the LOC129420942 gene encoding 5'(3')-deoxyribonucleotidase, mitochondrial isoform X1 has translation MTLLPRIVRLVRRGSSSFHFQCTANMSSNNRRLRVLVDMDGVLADFEGGFLKKFKSRYPNEPYISLEDRRGFWVSTQYGELRSDLFDKAVSIWESKDFFMELDPLPGGVEAVKEMSKMENTDVFICTSPIKHYSYCPYEKYAWVEKHLGPNFLEQIILTRDKTIVTGDVLIDDKPDILGVEPNPTWEHILFSACHNKHLPLNPSQRRLLSWSDDWREMLASKRQ, from the exons ATGACTTTACTACCGAGGATCGTGCGGTTGGTGAGGAGAGGCTCTTCCTCGTTTCACTTTCAATGTACTGCCAACATGTCATCGAATAACCGGAGACTTCGAGTACTGGTGGACATGGACGGTGTACTTGCAGATTTCGAGGGAGgatttttaaagaaattcaAGTCGAGGTATCCGAACGAGCCGTATATATCTTTAGAGGACAGACGAGGCTTCTGGGTATCGACACAGTACGGGGAATTGAGAAGTGACCTGTTT GACAAGGCCGTAAGCATTTGGGAGTCAAAAGACTTTTTCATGGAGCTGGACCCTCTACCTGGAGGTGTGGAAGCTGTGAAGGAGATGTCCAAGATGGAAAA TACAGATGTCTTCATTTGCACCAGTCCAATAAAGCATTACAGCTACTGTCCATATGAAAAG TATGCATGGGTAGAGAAACACCTGGGCCCTAACTTCCTGGAGCAGATTATCCTGACCAGAGACAAGACCATAGTGACCGGAGACGTTCTCATAGATGACAAACCTGATATCCTGG GTGTGGAGCCCAATCCTACCTGGGAACACATCTTATTCAGTGCCTGTCACAACAAGCACCTGCCACTGAACCCCTCCCAACGGCGACTTCTGTCCTGGTCGGATGATTGGAGGGAAATGCTGGCAAGTAAGCGCCAGTAA